One segment of Triticum aestivum cultivar Chinese Spring chromosome 2A, IWGSC CS RefSeq v2.1, whole genome shotgun sequence DNA contains the following:
- the LOC123189002 gene encoding uncharacterized protein isoform X1: MAPRGDHFDTHVFSSWTCQWEARPSVIWRGPVGSHLFTLPGMVNHCRAQYAHGRFYFISNINRWETLVLDPMTMDFSTVDGPPVDRVCDEDICIVEADEGSLGMFLTYQDYDTSNIIYWQSEGDISGPWREEKRIDVGDMCRVFSSEGRHVFGYDTIACFSLVAKALELERLCYMILDEAYPYSNLPLPYALPTVASGPKETQQTRTIVEEMEDAQEMEDDEYPFQDLAVDFQLLEEENDNDDDFLSEPTVTFELTVEETKKQVAASIGHSNVWNSHPKNYGSGSMVCRVCGNSHGLIRKYGLMCCRQCFRSNARTLASSSTVKIGNLKRKHGVGCHRQSVLIHKDYLYYILCNELNV; the protein is encoded by the exons ATGGCGCCGAGAGGAGACCATTTTGATACCCATGTCTTCTCTTCCTGGACTTGTCAGTGGGAAGCCCGTCCATCTGTAATCTGGAGGGGTCCTGTTGGCTCCCATTTGTTTACTCTGCCAGGGATGGTTAACCACTGCCGTGCACAATATGCTCACGGCCGCTTCTACTTCATATCTAATATCAATAGATGGGAAACACTGGTTCTTGACCCCATGACAATGGATTTTTCTACTGTTGATGGCCCTCCCGTGGACAGAGTTTGTGATGAAGACATATGTATCGTGGAGGCAGATGAAGGCAGTCTCGGGATGTTTCTAACGTACCAAGACTATGACACAAGCAATATCATTTATTGGCAAAGTGAAGGTGATATTTCCGGACCATGGCGGGAAGAGAAAAGAATTGATGTAGGTGACATGTGCAGAGTTTTTTCTTCCGAAGGGAGACATGTATTTGGATATGATACTATTGCATGTTTCTCGTTGGTTGCCAAAGCATTGGAGCTCGAGAGGCTATGTTACATGATTCTGGATGAGGCGTACCCATATAGCAATCTTCCACTACCGTACGCATTACCCACCGTGGCATCAG GCCCCAAAGAGACGCAGCAGACCAGAACGATTGTTGAGGAGATGGAGGACGCTCAGGAGATGGAGGACGACGAGTACCCATTCCAGGACCTTGCAGTGGATTTTCAGTTACTAGAAGAGGagaacgacaacgacgacgacttCTTGTCAGAGCCTACAGTGACTTTTGAGTTAACAGTCGAGGAGACAAAGAAGCAGGTGGCCGCCTCCATTGGACACTCGAATGTCTGGAACTCGCACCCAAAGAACTACGGCTCCGGATCCATGGTTTG CCGTGTCTGTGGCAACTCACATGGCCTGATCCGCAAGTACGGGCTGATGTGCTGCAGGCAGTGTTTCCGCAGCAATGCAAGGACATTGGCTTCATCAAG TACCGTTAAGATTGGAAACCTCAAAAGGAAGCATGGAGTAGGATGTCATCGTCAAAGTGTGTTGATTCATAAGGACTATCTGTATTATATATTATGTAATGAACTAAATGTTTGA
- the LOC123189002 gene encoding uncharacterized protein isoform X3: MAPRGDHFDTHVFSSWTCQWEARPSVIWRGPVGSHLFTLPGMVNHCRAQYAHGRFYFISNINRWETLVLDPMTMDFSTVDGPPVDRVCDEDICIVEADEGSLGMFLTYQDYDTSNIIYWQSEGDISGPWREEKRIDVGDMCRVFSSEGRHVFGYDTIACFSLVAKALELERLCYMILDEAYPYSNLPLPYALPTVASGPKETQQTRTIVEEMEDAQEMEDDEYPFQDLAVDFQLLEEENDNDDDFLSEPTVTFELTVEETKKQVAASIGHSNVWNSHPKNYGSGSMPCLWQLTWPDPQVRADVLQAVFPQQCKDIGFIKYR; this comes from the exons ATGGCGCCGAGAGGAGACCATTTTGATACCCATGTCTTCTCTTCCTGGACTTGTCAGTGGGAAGCCCGTCCATCTGTAATCTGGAGGGGTCCTGTTGGCTCCCATTTGTTTACTCTGCCAGGGATGGTTAACCACTGCCGTGCACAATATGCTCACGGCCGCTTCTACTTCATATCTAATATCAATAGATGGGAAACACTGGTTCTTGACCCCATGACAATGGATTTTTCTACTGTTGATGGCCCTCCCGTGGACAGAGTTTGTGATGAAGACATATGTATCGTGGAGGCAGATGAAGGCAGTCTCGGGATGTTTCTAACGTACCAAGACTATGACACAAGCAATATCATTTATTGGCAAAGTGAAGGTGATATTTCCGGACCATGGCGGGAAGAGAAAAGAATTGATGTAGGTGACATGTGCAGAGTTTTTTCTTCCGAAGGGAGACATGTATTTGGATATGATACTATTGCATGTTTCTCGTTGGTTGCCAAAGCATTGGAGCTCGAGAGGCTATGTTACATGATTCTGGATGAGGCGTACCCATATAGCAATCTTCCACTACCGTACGCATTACCCACCGTGGCATCAG GCCCCAAAGAGACGCAGCAGACCAGAACGATTGTTGAGGAGATGGAGGACGCTCAGGAGATGGAGGACGACGAGTACCCATTCCAGGACCTTGCAGTGGATTTTCAGTTACTAGAAGAGGagaacgacaacgacgacgacttCTTGTCAGAGCCTACAGTGACTTTTGAGTTAACAGTCGAGGAGACAAAGAAGCAGGTGGCCGCCTCCATTGGACACTCGAATGTCTGGAACTCGCACCCAAAGAACTACGGCTCCGGATCCATG CCGTGTCTGTGGCAACTCACATGGCCTGATCCGCAAGTACGGGCTGATGTGCTGCAGGCAGTGTTTCCGCAGCAATGCAAGGACATTGGCTTCATCAAG TACCGTTAA
- the LOC123189002 gene encoding uncharacterized protein isoform X2: MAPRGDHFDTHVFSSWTCQWEARPSVIWRGPVGSHLFTLPGMVNHCRAQYAHGRFYFISNINRWETLVLDPMTMDFSTVDGPPVDRVCDEDICIVEADEGSLGMFLTYQDYDTSNIIYWQSEGDISGPWREEKRIDVGDMCRVFSSEGRHVFGYDTIACFSLVAKALELERLCYMILDEAYPYSNLPLPYALPTVASGPKETQQTRTIVEEMEDAQEMEDDEYPFQDLAVDFQLLEEENDNDDDFLSEPTVTFELTVEETKKQVAASIGHSNVWNSHPKNYGSGSMPCLWQLTWPDPQVRADVLQAVFPQQCKDIGFIKVCGSHTVGGFPESHA; encoded by the exons ATGGCGCCGAGAGGAGACCATTTTGATACCCATGTCTTCTCTTCCTGGACTTGTCAGTGGGAAGCCCGTCCATCTGTAATCTGGAGGGGTCCTGTTGGCTCCCATTTGTTTACTCTGCCAGGGATGGTTAACCACTGCCGTGCACAATATGCTCACGGCCGCTTCTACTTCATATCTAATATCAATAGATGGGAAACACTGGTTCTTGACCCCATGACAATGGATTTTTCTACTGTTGATGGCCCTCCCGTGGACAGAGTTTGTGATGAAGACATATGTATCGTGGAGGCAGATGAAGGCAGTCTCGGGATGTTTCTAACGTACCAAGACTATGACACAAGCAATATCATTTATTGGCAAAGTGAAGGTGATATTTCCGGACCATGGCGGGAAGAGAAAAGAATTGATGTAGGTGACATGTGCAGAGTTTTTTCTTCCGAAGGGAGACATGTATTTGGATATGATACTATTGCATGTTTCTCGTTGGTTGCCAAAGCATTGGAGCTCGAGAGGCTATGTTACATGATTCTGGATGAGGCGTACCCATATAGCAATCTTCCACTACCGTACGCATTACCCACCGTGGCATCAG GCCCCAAAGAGACGCAGCAGACCAGAACGATTGTTGAGGAGATGGAGGACGCTCAGGAGATGGAGGACGACGAGTACCCATTCCAGGACCTTGCAGTGGATTTTCAGTTACTAGAAGAGGagaacgacaacgacgacgacttCTTGTCAGAGCCTACAGTGACTTTTGAGTTAACAGTCGAGGAGACAAAGAAGCAGGTGGCCGCCTCCATTGGACACTCGAATGTCTGGAACTCGCACCCAAAGAACTACGGCTCCGGATCCATG CCGTGTCTGTGGCAACTCACATGGCCTGATCCGCAAGTACGGGCTGATGTGCTGCAGGCAGTGTTTCCGCAGCAATGCAAGGACATTGGCTTCATCAAGGTATGCGGCAGCCACACCGTTGGTGGATTTCCTGAATCCCATGCCTGA
- the LOC123189002 gene encoding uncharacterized protein isoform X4, giving the protein MILDEAYPYSNLPLPYALPTVASGPKETQQTRTIVEEMEDAQEMEDDEYPFQDLAVDFQLLEEENDNDDDFLSEPTVTFELTVEETKKQVAASIGHSNVWNSHPKNYGSGSMVCRVCGNSHGLIRKYGLMCCRQCFRSNARTLASSSTVKIGNLKRKHGVGCHRQSVLIHKDYLYYILCNELNV; this is encoded by the exons ATGATTCTGGATGAGGCGTACCCATATAGCAATCTTCCACTACCGTACGCATTACCCACCGTGGCATCAG GCCCCAAAGAGACGCAGCAGACCAGAACGATTGTTGAGGAGATGGAGGACGCTCAGGAGATGGAGGACGACGAGTACCCATTCCAGGACCTTGCAGTGGATTTTCAGTTACTAGAAGAGGagaacgacaacgacgacgacttCTTGTCAGAGCCTACAGTGACTTTTGAGTTAACAGTCGAGGAGACAAAGAAGCAGGTGGCCGCCTCCATTGGACACTCGAATGTCTGGAACTCGCACCCAAAGAACTACGGCTCCGGATCCATGGTTTG CCGTGTCTGTGGCAACTCACATGGCCTGATCCGCAAGTACGGGCTGATGTGCTGCAGGCAGTGTTTCCGCAGCAATGCAAGGACATTGGCTTCATCAAG TACCGTTAAGATTGGAAACCTCAAAAGGAAGCATGGAGTAGGATGTCATCGTCAAAGTGTGTTGATTCATAAGGACTATCTGTATTATATATTATGTAATGAACTAAATGTTTGA